Proteins encoded together in one Lepisosteus oculatus isolate fLepOcu1 chromosome 2, fLepOcu1.hap2, whole genome shotgun sequence window:
- the fam110c gene encoding protein FAM110C: MPTDLSRTVKMQASADVNPTRILEKGPSYLRKQMELEGDAKGRQSAVERLAASKAKYVKSQQVVGSKQEPVITLSSASESSNGSSIRSSNRSTGNRDVKGKPDDDPQARNAKQAESRAPADGSSIVRRSSSKRQRPDSLVMYRQNLVRGPASENSKGGLMRRLFLSTLRDKSVALPEAQGKECAPGAHLDPLASEATPPGCPSKPRSATSGGPPAVVRTCVPDTDAESERAPRKGVFRSHSDISSRYSKNFSEFETFFKYCGLDGDVIESLGKQNFTARSDEVSVRVRSVSVATSDDGFTRTSGDSDGLLEVEVKEKNQSGTSVIERNARIIKWLYSCKNANESGKVLRDLH; this comes from the coding sequence ATGCCTACTGATCTCTCTCGCACTGTCAAGATGCAGGCGTCCGCGGACGTGAATCCTACCAGGATCTTGGAGAAGGGTCCGAGTTACCTCCGAAAGCAGATGGAGCTGGAGGGGGACGCGAAGGGGCGGCAGAGCGCGGTGGAGAGGCTGGCGGCAAGCAAAGCCAAGTACGTCAAAAGCCAACAGGTGGTCGGCTCGAAGCAGGAGCCCGTGATCACGCTGAGCTCGGCTTCCGAAAGCAGCAACGGCTCCTCCATTCGTAGCTCGAACCGGAGCACCGGTAATAGGGACGTGAAAGGAAAGCCCGACGACGACCCCCAAGCGCGAAATGCGAAACAGGCTGAGAGCAGAGCCCCCGCGGACGGCTCGTCCATTGTACGGCGGAGCAGTTCGAAAAGGCAGAGGCCAGATTCTCTGGTCATGTACAGACAGAATCTGGTAAGGGGGCCAGCCAGTGAAAACTCAAAGGGGGGTTTAATGCGCAGGCTGTTCCTCAGCACGCTGCGAGACAAGTCAGTTGCACTACCCGAGGCGCAGGGAAAGGAATGCGCTCCCGGAGCGCACCTGGACCCCTTGGCCAGCGAGGCGACGCCGCCAGGCTGCCCCAGCAAGCCTCGCTCGGCGACGTCCGGAGGGCCACCGGCGGTGGTGAGGACGTGTGTTCCCGACACGGACGCGGAAAGCGAAAGGGCACCCAGGAAAGGGGTGTTCCGGTCGCATTCCGATATAAGTTCGAGGTACTCGAAGAACTTCTCCGAGTTCGAGACGTTCTTCAAGTACTGCGGGCTGGACGGCGACGTGATCGAGTCTCTGGGCAAACAGAACTTCACTGCGCGCTCGGACGAGGTCTCGGTGCGGGTCCGCAGCGTCAGCGTGGCGACGTCGGACGACGGGTTTACCAGGACTAGCGGCGACAGCGACGGACTCCTGGAGGTGGAGGTCAAGGAAAAGAATCAGAGCGGGACGTCGGTGATTGAGCGCAATGCGAGGATTATAAAGTGGTTGTATAGTTGCAAGAACGCTAATGAATCCGGCAAGGTGTTACGAGATCTCCATTAG